From Enhydrobacter sp., the proteins below share one genomic window:
- a CDS encoding hydantoinase B/oxoprolinase family protein, with the protein MTNLDPITVEVIGAALGSIVEETGETLIRASHSTNIKERRDCSTALFNAAGETLCQAEHIPIHLGSFLDLVPHILRRYPSQDIRPGDVFIGNDAYEGGGTHLPDIVLAEPIFVDGTLVAWTVNLAHHADFVDRAHAHIYQEGLRIPPVRLWRGGELQQDVQDLILLNCQVPDERLADLRAQRAANRVGVQRFQGLCEKYGAPTVLGAGEALMDYAERKMRAAIAAIPDGTWRFADTFDCSEFAADLPLGVEVTVKGDALSLAFDAPEQVRAGLNMTHTALLATAYYVVKSVLDPSIPPNAGLARPLRVSAPKGSILNCVAPAAVNGRVQTCQRVADLVLGALAQAVPERVMACSNSACTVAYFIGKRPDDGSGDASTWVYLETIGGGSGARATKDGLDGVHVHTTNTSNLPVEALEVEYPLTVARYELVADSGGVGRFRGGMALRRVYRAVDECRVRVDLSRQRSQSWGLFGGGAGAHGRLECGPGVTFDGDSAVLQPGQWFALVTPGAGGYGPPAARDPAAIARDLAEGAISADTAREAYGKA; encoded by the coding sequence ATGACCAACCTCGATCCCATCACCGTCGAGGTGATCGGCGCGGCGCTGGGCTCGATCGTCGAGGAGACGGGCGAAACGCTGATCCGCGCCTCGCACTCGACCAACATCAAGGAGCGACGCGACTGCTCGACGGCGCTCTTCAACGCCGCCGGCGAGACGCTCTGCCAGGCCGAGCACATCCCCATCCATCTCGGCAGCTTCCTCGATCTCGTGCCGCACATCCTGCGGCGCTATCCGAGCCAGGACATAAGGCCGGGCGACGTCTTCATCGGCAACGATGCCTACGAGGGCGGCGGCACGCACCTGCCCGACATCGTGCTGGCCGAGCCCATCTTCGTCGATGGCACCTTGGTCGCCTGGACGGTGAACCTCGCCCACCACGCCGACTTCGTCGACCGTGCCCACGCCCACATCTACCAGGAGGGGCTGCGCATCCCGCCGGTGCGGCTGTGGCGCGGCGGCGAGCTGCAGCAGGACGTGCAGGACCTGATCCTGCTCAATTGCCAGGTGCCGGACGAGCGGCTCGCCGACCTGCGCGCTCAGCGCGCCGCCAACAGGGTCGGCGTGCAGCGCTTCCAGGGCCTCTGCGAAAAGTACGGCGCGCCGACCGTGCTGGGCGCCGGCGAGGCGCTGATGGACTACGCCGAGCGCAAGATGCGGGCCGCCATCGCCGCCATCCCCGACGGCACCTGGCGCTTCGCCGACACGTTCGACTGCTCGGAGTTCGCCGCCGACCTGCCGCTTGGCGTCGAGGTGACGGTGAAGGGCGATGCCCTGTCGCTCGCCTTCGACGCGCCCGAACAGGTGCGCGCCGGCCTCAACATGACCCATACCGCGCTGCTCGCCACCGCCTACTACGTGGTGAAGTCGGTGCTCGATCCCTCGATCCCGCCCAACGCCGGCCTGGCGCGGCCGCTCCGCGTCAGCGCGCCCAAGGGCAGCATCCTGAACTGCGTCGCGCCCGCCGCCGTGAACGGTCGCGTGCAGACCTGCCAGCGCGTCGCCGACCTGGTGCTGGGCGCATTGGCGCAGGCGGTGCCCGAGCGCGTCATGGCCTGCTCGAACTCGGCCTGCACCGTGGCCTATTTCATCGGCAAGCGGCCAGACGATGGCTCCGGCGACGCCTCGACCTGGGTCTATCTCGAGACCATCGGCGGCGGCAGCGGCGCGCGCGCGACGAAGGACGGGCTGGACGGCGTGCACGTCCACACCACCAACACGTCGAACCTGCCGGTCGAGGCGCTCGAAGTCGAGTATCCGCTCACCGTGGCGCGCTACGAGCTGGTCGCCGATTCGGGCGGCGTCGGCCGCTTCCGCGGCGGCATGGCGCTGCGCCGCGTCTACCGGGCGGTGGACGAATGCCGCGTGCGCGTCGATCTCAGCCGCCAGCGCTCGCAGAGCTGGGGCCTGTTCGGCGGCGGCGCCGGCGCGCACGGCCGGCTGGAGTGCGGCCCCGGCGTGACCTTCGACGGCGACAGCGCCGTCCTGCAGCCCGGCCAGTGGTTCGCCCTGGTGACGCCCGGCGCCGGCGGCTACGGCCCGCCCGCCGCGCGCGATCCCGCCGCCATCGCCCGCGACCTCGCCGAAGGCGCGATCAGCGCCGACACGGCGCGCGAGGCCTACGGCAAGGCATGA
- a CDS encoding hydantoinase/oxoprolinase family protein: MSGGAARWRVGVDSGGTFTDICLFDGQAGRIEVWKVPSTPDDPSRAIADGIEQGLRRVGADAAAVVYFGHGTTVATNALIQHRGVRTGLVTTDGFRDLLEIGRQKRPDLYDLQADKPPTLVPRDLRFEVPERVRHTGEVETPLDEAAVREAARALKAAGVAAVAVSFLYGFVRPDHERRAVEILREELPDAFVSAGHEIAPEFREYERLSTVVLNAYLGPVMHAYLGRLGPRLRGLGMTATPHLTQSNGGVIGFAAAAALPVRTVLSGPSTGVVGAQAIGRLAGVADLITFDMGGTSTDVALLQGGRCRLAGEATVHGYPIKAPMLDIHTVGAGGGSIAHVDAGGLLKVGPRSCGADPGPVCYGRGNDEPAVTDANVVLGTLNPEHLLGGRMAIRRELAEAAIRRLGERLRLGPMETAQGIVSVVTANMARAIRVISVQRGHDPRDYALMAFGGAGPLHAARLARELEMRRVLVPASPGILCAMGLLLTDLRADFAHSRLLPATDDSASAVANGFAALSARAEGWFAQEGIAPADRRLTRTVDMRYHGQNYELAVAVPDGPITAETVRALAGRFAEAHRQRYGFADEAASVQVITLRLEAVGVVRKAELPSHPETGPDASAAIAGRRRVWLPEARDVVDTPVYDRARLRPGNRFDGPAIVEQMDATTLVPPGLTARVDRWFNLILEASP; this comes from the coding sequence ATGAGCGGCGGTGCCGCGCGTTGGCGCGTCGGCGTCGATTCGGGCGGCACTTTCACCGACATCTGCCTGTTCGACGGGCAGGCCGGCCGGATCGAAGTGTGGAAGGTGCCGTCGACGCCGGACGATCCGTCGCGCGCCATCGCCGACGGCATCGAGCAGGGCCTGCGGCGGGTCGGCGCGGATGCCGCGGCGGTCGTCTATTTCGGCCACGGCACGACGGTCGCGACCAACGCCCTGATCCAGCATCGTGGCGTCAGGACCGGCCTCGTCACCACCGACGGCTTCCGCGACCTGCTGGAGATCGGCCGGCAGAAGCGGCCCGACCTTTACGACCTTCAGGCCGACAAACCGCCGACCCTGGTGCCGCGCGACCTGCGGTTCGAAGTGCCCGAGCGCGTGCGCCACACCGGCGAGGTCGAGACGCCGCTCGACGAGGCGGCGGTGCGCGAGGCGGCGCGCGCGCTGAAGGCGGCGGGCGTGGCGGCCGTCGCCGTGTCGTTTCTCTACGGCTTCGTCCGGCCCGACCATGAGCGGCGCGCGGTCGAGATCCTGCGCGAGGAGTTGCCCGATGCCTTCGTCTCGGCCGGCCACGAGATCGCGCCCGAGTTCCGCGAGTATGAGCGGCTCTCCACCGTGGTGCTGAACGCCTATCTCGGGCCGGTGATGCATGCCTATCTCGGCCGGCTCGGGCCGCGCCTGCGCGGGCTCGGCATGACGGCGACCCCGCACCTCACGCAGTCCAACGGCGGTGTCATCGGCTTTGCGGCCGCCGCCGCCCTGCCGGTGCGCACCGTGCTCTCGGGGCCGTCGACCGGCGTGGTCGGCGCGCAGGCGATCGGCCGGCTGGCGGGCGTCGCGGACCTCATCACCTTCGACATGGGCGGCACCTCGACCGACGTGGCGCTGCTGCAGGGCGGGCGCTGCCGTCTGGCGGGCGAGGCGACGGTGCACGGCTACCCGATCAAGGCGCCGATGCTCGACATCCACACCGTCGGCGCCGGCGGCGGCTCGATCGCCCACGTCGACGCCGGCGGCCTGCTCAAGGTCGGTCCGCGCTCCTGCGGCGCCGATCCCGGCCCGGTGTGCTACGGCCGCGGCAACGACGAGCCGGCCGTCACCGACGCCAACGTCGTGCTCGGCACGCTCAACCCGGAGCACCTGCTGGGCGGGCGCATGGCGATCCGCCGCGAGCTCGCCGAGGCGGCGATCCGCCGCCTCGGCGAACGACTGCGGCTCGGCCCGATGGAGACGGCACAGGGCATCGTTTCCGTCGTCACCGCCAACATGGCGCGCGCCATCCGGGTCATCTCCGTGCAGCGCGGCCACGATCCACGCGATTACGCGCTGATGGCGTTCGGCGGCGCGGGTCCGCTGCACGCCGCGCGGCTGGCGCGCGAGCTCGAGATGCGCCGCGTGCTGGTGCCGGCCAGTCCGGGCATCCTGTGCGCCATGGGCCTGCTGCTCACCGACCTGCGGGCCGATTTTGCGCATTCGAGGCTGCTGCCCGCGACCGACGACTCGGCCAGTGCGGTGGCCAACGGCTTCGCCGCGCTCTCTGCACGGGCCGAGGGTTGGTTCGCCCAGGAAGGCATCGCGCCGGCCGACCGGCGCCTGACACGCACCGTCGACATGCGCTACCACGGCCAGAACTACGAGCTTGCCGTCGCTGTGCCCGACGGCCCCATCACCGCGGAAACCGTGCGCGCTCTCGCCGGGCGCTTTGCCGAGGCGCATCGCCAGCGCTACGGCTTCGCCGACGAGGCGGCATCGGTGCAGGTCATCACCCTGCGGCTCGAGGCCGTCGGCGTCGTGCGCAAGGCCGAGCTGCCGTCGCACCCCGAGACCGGGCCGGACGCCTCGGCGGCGATCGCGGGGCGGCGCCGGGTGTGGCTGCCCGAAGCGCGCGACGTCGTCGACACGCCGGTCTACGATCGCGCGCGGCTGCGTCCGGGCAACCGCTTCGACGGCCCCGCCATCGTCGAGCAGATGGACGCCACGACCCTGGTGCCGCCCGGCCTGACCGCGCGCGTCGACCGCTGGTTCAACCTGATCCTGGAGGCGTCTCCGTGA